The proteins below come from a single Biomphalaria glabrata chromosome 10, xgBioGlab47.1, whole genome shotgun sequence genomic window:
- the LOC106077571 gene encoding uncharacterized protein LOC106077571 translates to MGLIEGPVLGSGSFTFVVLATSKVDPCHKMAVKTFPLFGPACEANKKKMDEEASRMFLREAQLMKRLQHSNIISLTCCVQTPTSLVLMLPYCKNGTLMQIIKTLTISQQTQFFRQLCDAIKYIHGKNIAHCDIKPSNVLVTDDKSILLSDFGLSRALPNQDAELLIHFGTRLYRAPETFKGCRVNPFKADMFAFGVTSWCMLLRRRPADVNFMRTLNEAVAFSSQFRRMVSSLLTPDPSKRPSASEVLERIGLITMTSTDRDVSIG, encoded by the exons ATGGGTTTGATTGAAGGTCCAGTTCTGGGCAGTGGCTCATTCACTTTCGTGGTTCTAGCCACTTCGAAAGTTGACCCCTGCCACAAGATGGCTGTCAAAACGTTCCCGCTGTTTGGACCTGCTTGCGAGGCTAATAAGAAGAAAATGGACGAGGAAGCTTCGAGAATGTTCTTGAGAGAGGCTCAGTTAATGAAACGACTCCAGCATTCAAACATAATATCCCTGACCTGCTGTGTTCAAACGCCGACATCACTGGTGCTCATGCTGCCCTACTGTAAGAATGGTACGTTGATGCAAATTATTAAGACTTTGACCATTAGCCAGCAGACACAATTCTTCAGACAA CTCTGCGATGCCATCAAGTACATTCACGGTAAGAACATCGCCCACTGTGACATCAAACCATCAAACGTCCTGGTTACGGACGACAAAAGCATCTTACTGTCAGACTTCGGTTTGTCCAGGGCGCTGCCGAATCAGGACGCCGAACTTTTGATTCATTTTGGGACGCGTCTCTACAGAGCTCCAGAGACGTTCAAAGGCTGCAGAGTGAACCCGTTCAAG GCGGACATGTTTGCTTTCGGCGTGACGTCATGGTGCATGCTTCTCAGAAGGAGGCCAGCAGACGTGAACTTCATGAGGACATTGAACGAAGCTGTTGCTTTTTCATCTCAGTTTAG AAGGATGGTGAGCTCCCTTTTGACCCCTGACCCCAGCAAGAGACCATCTGCCAGTGAGGTTCTTGAACGTATAGGACTTATCACCATGACATCTACAGATCGAGATGTTTCTATTGGTTGA